A single region of the Lysinibacillus sp. B2A1 genome encodes:
- a CDS encoding 3-hydroxyacyl-CoA dehydrogenase, protein MNYQNITVAGSGVLGSQIAYQTAFKGFNVTVYDINDEALKNAQDRITKLKPFYQQDLGASQEEVDAAYARLTFKSDLAEAVANADLVIEAIPEVVKIKIDFYTTLGKVAPAKTIFATNSSTLLPSQFAEATGRPEKFLALHFANTIWKNNTAEVMKHPGTDMKIFDEVVEFARAIGMVPLPLYKEQPGYILNSLLVPFLDAAESLLVKEVADPETIDKTWMIGTGAPLGPFAILDIVGINTAYNIVEAKAAASGDENMKKLANLLKTEYIDKGKLGRSTGEGFYNYPNPSFAKPDFLKG, encoded by the coding sequence ATGAATTATCAAAATATTACAGTTGCAGGTAGCGGAGTTTTAGGTAGTCAGATTGCCTATCAAACAGCTTTCAAAGGGTTTAATGTAACGGTTTACGATATTAATGATGAAGCTTTGAAAAATGCACAAGATCGTATCACAAAATTAAAACCATTTTATCAGCAAGATTTAGGAGCCTCCCAGGAAGAAGTAGATGCGGCATACGCTCGCCTAACATTTAAAAGTGATCTTGCGGAAGCTGTTGCAAATGCTGATCTTGTCATCGAAGCAATCCCTGAAGTGGTCAAAATTAAAATTGATTTTTACACTACTCTTGGCAAAGTAGCCCCTGCGAAAACTATTTTCGCTACAAACTCTTCTACATTATTGCCAAGCCAATTTGCTGAAGCAACTGGCCGCCCAGAAAAGTTTTTAGCACTTCATTTCGCAAACACAATCTGGAAAAATAACACGGCTGAAGTTATGAAACACCCAGGTACAGATATGAAGATATTCGATGAAGTCGTAGAGTTTGCGCGTGCAATCGGTATGGTGCCACTACCATTATATAAAGAGCAGCCAGGCTATATTTTAAATTCATTACTCGTACCATTTTTAGATGCAGCTGAATCGCTGTTAGTCAAAGAGGTAGCAGACCCAGAAACAATCGATAAAACGTGGATGATTGGTACAGGTGCTCCACTTGGACCATTTGCTATCCTAGACATTGTTGGTATTAACACTGCTTATAACATTGTGGAAGCAAAAGCAGCAGCGTCAGGCGATGAAAACATGAAAAAACTCGCGAACCTGTTAAAAACAGAGTATATCGACAAAGGCAAACTCGGCCGCTCAACAGGAGAAGGCTTCTATAACTATCCAAACCCAAGCTTCGCAAAACCTGATTTCTTAAAAGGCTAA